In the Corynebacterium anserum genome, TACCGAAATCGACTAGCTGACATATGCCCGATCCAACGACCTACCAGCGCATAATCCAAAGAGTTGATACCGCGAATACGCCGCAACACCTCCGCCGTCAAGTCCATCACTGCCGTTGCTCCAACTCCCACGACAATCCCCTGCACAAACCGACTCACTGAAGGCTTCACGCTGCACCTCTCTCGATCTACAACGAACCGCCATTAGACTCGCACTCGTATCGAAACAGCAAGAAAAATTGCCACACTAGCAAAGCGATCAGCACTTCCGGATGAAATGCCCCGGGTTTTTGTTGCTAGGCATGTGCCTTGTTTTCCATTACTTCGTGGGCTGGGTTATGCTCCCACAACTTGATCTCCCCTCGATCGGCGTACGGTAGCTGAGACTCTGTTGAAGCCGTCACTCGTTCCACCGCGTAACCCACACGAAGGTTGCGATTTCCACGTCGACACCATCGTTGCATGGGCGGATATGGATGAGCGCGTTTGTAGCAACCGTTGACGTTGTCAGCCAGCGCATTGTCATTAAACTCACCAACAGTGCCGGTCGACGCAATAAATTGCATACTCAGCAAGGCATCGGTTATAGAGGTAATAAGATCCATGGTTGCATGAACCAAAGCCGTTGTGTCCTTCGCATACGCTATCGCCTGGTTAAGCACCTGCGAGGGCAAGACTAGAAGCAAGACTTCAGTTCGCATCGAGTCCAGATAACGCCACCCTCACGATTCGTCTTAACGTCGAACAAATGAACTCGATCGAGAAACTCTCACGATCCCCATCGATGACCCGGAGCATGTGGTCGTGGGCCTGGCTTCGGCGCCACTGCCTGACACGCAGCCTGCATCGGCATATTCTCCGCCACAATGCGGTTCGCAACGAGGCGGAGAATACGATCGCTGGCATCTTGGTCTAACTTCTTCGGTATGTTCCAGGTTTCCCATCTACTCAAACAGAACAAAACCGAAGGCCCTTCAATGTTCCTGGGGTAAACTGCGCGCTGAAAACACATATCAAAAATCCAACATTCATCACAGACCCTAAAAACACCCCCGGTGATAAAACGACTCCCCTGTTACTATTCACTGACGATGAGGTTGTGGCCATCACACAAAACGACCAACACACCCCAGGGGGATACCCCCAAACCCCCACTAGGCAGCCACGGAAGGCAAAGGCGCTAAGGCTCTGCCTAAGTCTGGGATTTTTAGCAGGGGGTTTATTTTTTGGGAAGTTTTTAGGGGAGTTACCGCATCTAACTCCCCTAATTTCCAGCGTTTTCGCTGGTCATAGTGCCCCCAGTGGGACTCGAACCCACACTGTGCGGATTTTAAGTCCGCTGCCTCTGCCAATTGGGCTATAGGGGCGCACTCACAGGTTAGCCAAGCGGAGCCTCGTCACCAAACTCGATGCAGCTTGCGAAGTTCAAACAACGACTCACGTACCGTGAACTCAGATCTATCGGGGCCACATCTCATCTCGGAGGGTTCGGGCACTGATTCAGTGCTCGATATCACCGAGAATAATAACACCAGCTCAGAGCCGCGGTGTACCAACGTCAACCACGCGGCTGACTGACCTTTAACGGTTGCGCTTAACTACCTCAGCGAGGATACCGTCAAGAATATCTTTCTCGCTAATGGTGATTGTCATCAACCCCTGGTTAAGGAACAAAGTGGTGATCGCATCTACTACGACGGCACCTCCGCCAATGACATCCGCGCGCCCAGGATGCATGGGTCCCAATTGCATACGCTGGTCAGTTGTGCGGTTCAGTAGGTCACGTGCTGTCGCTCGGAAGTCCTCCAACTTATGCGTGCTCATGTGATTACGCTCTGGATCGTATTCAGTCAATCCCAAAGTGAGCGAACTCATTGTGGTCATGGTGCCCGCTACCCCAACAACCCGTTCCACTGTGGCTAGTTCCACAGTCTGCTGCACATCTTTTAGTAACTGCTGCACGTAATCCTGAGCAGCGGCTATCTCCTGTTTTGTCGGTGGCTGGGTGTGTAGATAGCGTTCGGTGAGCCGCACACACCCCATGTTGGCGGAATAGGCTTGATCTACCGCGCCGTCAGCGGTGCGCACCACGAATTCCGTCGAACCGCCACCGAGATCAATGACGCACACGCGCTCCTGCGGATCCAGCTCTCCCAGATCCATCACAGCACCGTTAAAGCTTAACTCCGCCTCTCGCTCACCAGAGATCACCTCGGCACATAGACCGTCTTTGACACGGGAGAGGTGCCTCGCGGTCAAAGAAAAGAATTCCTCCCGGTTTTCTGCATCTCGCGTCGCTGATGTGGCTCCCATCATCACGTCTTCCACCCCATATCCCACCATTCGGTCAGCGTAAGTGGCTAGCGCTGCATCCACGCGCTCCAGAGCTTCGTCTGCAAATCGTCCGGTCGCATCCACGCCTTGCCCTAACCGAACGATGATGTTATCTCGGTTTAGTTCGCGGAGTGACCCATCCGGTAGCACTTCGGAAATCACCAAACGAATCGAATTTGTACCACAGTCGATTCCAGCGAAACGCCGGTTGCCCTGTTTATCCGTCACAGTGAAATCCCCCACCTCCACCGCATCTGAATACGCCTTCTTCTCGATGCTCACGGTTTAAAGCTCCTCAGTACTCGCCGTAGACATGGACGTACCTAGTGACTGTGCGCTCGGCCAGTCCGCGGGCAAGGCGGTTCCCACCAATTTTGGGTTGTGCTCGCCCGCCAATGCCACAGCTTCAGTGCCTAAACGTACGCGTTCTGGCCCTTCGGCAAGCGCATAAGCGATCAGTACGTGAAGACACTTCACCCGATCCGGCATACCTCCACCGGAAAAATCGGTACCAAGGTCCTCCATCGCGTTGCGCTCAGCCAAGTAATGCTCATGCGCTGCTTGGTAGTCTGCTGCTAGTTCCTCATCTTCTGCCAGACGTGCTTGCATGGTTTTCATCACGCCTGCGACTTCCAACCTTGATGCTTCTGCGGTCAGTCGAGGATCCGTCAGGTAGTACAAAGTGGGGAATGGTGTTCCATCGTCCAGGCGCGGCTTTGTTTTTACTACCGCTGGCTGGCCATCGGGAGTGCGGTAAGAAACCTCCACAGCTCCTCGCGGTCGGCGCCCCAACTGAGTCTCCATGATGTCCAGATCAGCCTCGGATACGGCCACAATCTGCTCCTTGCATCGGCTATGTATTCTCCGCTGATTGTAACCGGTCTTCTCAGCTGCCTCGCTCCACGCCTCTACAGATCACGTCCCTTGGAGCCAACATCTCTGTGATTGTTTAGCCAACGTCCCTGCCTTTTATTCCAACGACGCCACCGGCTCCCAGTACCACTGCACCCAACAGCATTATCGCTTGTGCCCACAACTCGGTGGGATTATCCAGTTGCGAATACGTATGGTTAAAAACCGAAAGGTTGGTTACAGCCGAACTAAGTTTCAGCATCGGCCCCACGATACTGAGCAGGGCAGCAGCAACGATGAGTAACCAACCGATAGCAGAAGCGCGTGGAAACCACCCCACGATGAACAGGGCGAATGCACTACATAACACTGCAGGAGCTACTGCCGTAGCCGTTCCCCAAGCGAGAGCTTCAACAGAATCACTGACATTTTCAGCTTGCAGCCGTAGTCCCATTCCTCCAAGAAGAAAGGAGCAAACGCTGGCAGTCACCACTGTAAGTATTACGCTAGCAGCCACGGTCACAGCGGGCGTACTGCGGTTTATACCCGTAGAACGCACGATATCTACAGTACGGTTCTTCTCAGCAGCACGGTAACGCATCACGATGCTCACGCCAGCCACTGCAATCAGAATGCTGAGAAAGCGGATTGCGAAACGTACATAAGTGATCTCCAGTTCACCTTGAGAAAGGAACTGACGGAATACCTCCGCTGTGTTCTCATCACTGGAGAGGAGTTCTCTCATAGAACCGATAAGAAGCATGAAGAATGCAGAACACCCCCCTGTCACCAGCACCCACGTAAGGATGATCGGTCGGTCAAGTACAAACCGCAGCCGGTATGGTCCACCCATGGCGCGTGATGTGTAGGTCTTTTTCGTAGCGGGGCCTCGTATTCCTTGATCCCACTCACGAGAGATATTTAAGTGCACTATGAGCGTGGAAAAAATTATGTTGAGAAAAAGGATAATGACAGCACACACCCACGAATCATCAGTAAACGGCGATATTACTTGACGCCAACCAAGCGGAGTAAACCAACTCAGAATGATCCACGATTTGCTATCAGCTATAGATCGAAGGATAAAAGCGAACGCAACGGTTATCAAAGAGATTCGAGTAAGCGCTGTGGATTCACGTGCCCAGAGGATCACAAATAAGCCACAAAGAGCCGAACCGAATGCACTCAAGGCAACCATCACACCATAGAGAGTGCAGCCATTGATCGGCAGGCCATCATACATCACACCAAACGCTAAAAGGATCGCGCTTAAACCTAGGCCAATGATGAGCGCAACAAAACCTAGAGTGTTGATTTGTGACCACGCTACAACTCTTTTGCTTACTCCGGCTGAGCGAAGAATTTCATCGACACCTTGGTGCTCAGGACTGCGCACGAGCTTCGAGGCGAAAAGAGAGAGCATGATGGCAGGCAGCAGTGTCATCCAGAGGCCACTTTCCCACGCCAAAATCTGGCCTAAGCTTCCTGGCATCTCGATAGTGCCGTACATGGCCACCAGCCCAGCGTTGCTCTCAGTACTCTTGACCAATGCCATTCGGGACTCTGCAGATGGGTAGTAATTGTGATATGCCACCACAAAGATTGTCATCAAGGCCCAAATGCACGTTCCCCAAATAGTGAGGAATCGACGATGCAAGCGTAAATGGAACGTTGTCAGACATCCAATTTCAGATAGTCCATGTCTTCTCGCTACCACTGTCATTGCTCGACCTCGCCAGACTTTTCACGGTCACGAGTGCTCTCTCGATAAGGCTCACCAAGCTCATAGTGATGCAAGAAGATTTGTTCCAAACTAGCCGGATTACAAGTGATGTCCTGCGCACCATCATCCAACAGGCGCCGGAGTCTTTCTGCGGACTGATCCCGCGGAACAGTAATAGTAACTCGTTCTGTGCTCGATTCCCCCGATGACGGTGACGGTTTTACAGCGGTAATTACCACGTCCGATAAATGCCGCAGATCCGCTACTGACCCCGTATCCACCGCATAACCCTCTTTGATCACAGTAATGTGGTCACATAGCTTCTCCACCTCACTCATAATATGACTTGATAGCAGGATGCTCGCACCACGATCCCGTTCCTGACAACACCACTGGGTAAATACGTTCTCCATCAAAGGATCCAACCCAGCGGTGGGTTCGTCGAAAATATAAAGCTCAGCGTTGAAGGAAAAAGCAGCTACAAGCAACACTTTTCGACGATTACCCGTGGAATACTCCCGCACCTTTCGGGATGTGTCCAAGCAAAAATCACTAATGAGTTGACGCTCTTTGCCCCGATCCACGGAAACTCCACGCAGTTTTTCCAAAGCGCGAAGAGTCTCCTCACCCGTAAGGTTTGGCCACAAAGCAACCTCCCCAGGGACATAGCCTACTCGGCGTAACACCTCTGGATGGTTATGCGGCGAGTACCCCAGCAGTTTCACCACCGTACCAGCGGCCTTTTCTGGGCTGAGGAGCCCCAAAAGAGTGCGAATGGTGGTCGACTTGCCTGCACCATTAGGTCCGAGAAATCCGTGAATACTGCCTCTGTACACGCTAAGATCCAAGCCCCTCAGCGCTTTCGAATTTCCAAAAGACTTATAGAGACCACGCACCTCAACCACAAGTTCGGACGATGTGGGGTTCTGAGTTACCGTCGAGGAGATCTGCGGAGAAGAAGCTGTCATACGTCCACCCTATACGTCCAAATAGACGACAGAGCGGGTTTTCTCTTGCTCAGCGGATCAGTCCCACACAGAACAAGCTCTTCCCCAATCCCTAGCTCTACCCCTTTCAGCCTCAACGCCAATAGAACGGCACTTCTGTGATCCTTATCTCATGTAAGAATCTCCTCCGAGGCCATTGTGCGCTGTAAGCCAGCTTCACTGGCTCTATTGGTTATGTCCGGAATTGTCTTCCGGCACGGTAGGCAGCTGGTTGTCTATGACGTGGTTGCCCGTTGGCTTCTCCTCTGGCGGAGGTGTAGCTATGGCGTCCCATAGCTGTTCATACCACTCACCGCGTTGGCCGCCCTGTTCCTCCTCGACGCCAGGAGTACTCCCCGCAGGATTTGCCTGGATTTTCGGGCTGAGGATGCGGTAGACGGATTCCCCGGGCTCGATCAATCCCAGACGGGTTCGAGCCTGTTCACGGATGTAATCGTTGTTGTTATAGCGGTTCAGTTCCTCAGTCAGCTGATCACGTTGTTGAGTCTTGTGATCAATCTGCGCGTTGAGCTCTGCCAGCTCCGCCCGTTGACTGAAGTAATTGCGCAGTGGCGGGGCAATAGAAACCGCGAGGAATATAACGAGGAAAGCAGCGACGGTGAGCACCGCAGGATTAACCTTCTGCGGAAGCTGCTTAAATGACCGAGCAATACGGGCAGGCACTGCTTGAGCCCGCTCACGCAAATGCTCCTGACGCTCCACACTACGAGCGCGCGGAAGTCTTTGACGCAAATCACTCGGTTCCACGCCCTCAGGTTCTTTATTAACCTTTGTGGTCCGTGAACGCTGCGCCTTCGCAATTTCCGCGGCATCGCGATCACGAGCGACAATAACGCGTTCGGCCTCACGTTGCGCTTCAATTTTTTCGGTAGCCATGCGACGGGAGGCGTGGCGTCGTTCTTGAGCAGCCAAACGTTCCTCACGAGAGGTTCGCGAGGCCGCCCGAGACGAACCGCGTGCACCCGAACGCGGAGTGGAACGTCCCTGTTTACGTCCATCTTTCACGCGCGCAGAATCACGATGGGAGCCACGGAAACCCCCAGCACTGCGGTCGCGCTTGTCTGTCATATGTTTAGACCTTACAACGTTCGCACAAATTAAACCCTCACGGCGCGCCTACAAGTTGCGTGGAGAGCCAAACCTGCACGTTATCTGAAGGAAGAAACTTGCACGTTGCGTGGAGGGTGCAGCTCGCACCTTGCATGGAGAATGAAACCTGCACGTTGCGTGGCGAAGTAAAAACGGCGAAGTGAAAACACAAGCTGGCCGAACGGACTGCAAAAACAAAGCCCCGCCCAGCGATCAACGCTGTGCGGGACTTCAGACCATGGAGCCGATGTGGAAGGACAGACGGTCATCTGCCATCCCACTAGCGACCTGCTAGATCTCAATGCGAGTCATGACAACTAGCTCTGAATGATACTTTGAAAACTCGTCGTGAAGACTAGCCCTGGAAACGTGGGAAGGCAGAACGACCAGCGTACTCGGCGGCATCGCCCAGGATCTGCTCAATGCGCAGCAATTGGTTGTACTTCGCAACGCGCTCAGAACGCGCAGGGGCGCCGGTCTTGATCTGGCCACAATTCAGAGCAACAGCCAGATCGGCAATGGTGACATCCTCAGTCTCACCAGAGCGGTGAGACATCATGGTGCGATAACCGTTGCGGTGAGCGAGCTCGACGGCATCGAAGGTCTCAGTCAGAGTACCGATCTGGTTCACCTTCACGAGCAAAGCATTTGCAGCCTTCTTTTCAATGCCTTCCTGTAGACGAGCGGGGTTGGTTACGAAGAAGTCGTCACCAACAAGCTGGACCTTATCTCCGATAGCCGCAGTGAGCTTGGTGTAACCCTCCCAATCATCCTCCTGTAGGGGATCCTCGATGGAAACAATTGGGTAAGCCGCGATGAGTTCCTCGTAGACCTTAGCCATTTCCTCAGCGGTATGTTCACCACCCTCGAAGTGGTACTTACCGTCCTTGTAGAACTCGGAGGAAGCAACGTCCAGAGCCAGCGCCACATCGGCACCGACCTTGTATCCAGCAGCTTCAATGGCATCAACAATCAAATCCAGTGCAGCCTTGGTGGACTCTACGGACGGTGCAAAACCGCCCTCATCGCCCAATCCTGTAGACAGGCCCTTGTTCTTGATGACCTTCTTCAGGGAGTGGTACACCTCAGTGCCCATGCGAAGAGCCTCGGAGAAAGACTCGGCACCGATTGGAGCGATCATAAACTCTTGAACATCCACACCGGAATCAGCGTGCGCACCGCCGTTAAGAATGTTCATCATCGGCACAGGCAACACGTGGCCATTCGGACCACCCACATAACGGAAGAGTGGAAGACCAGCAGACTCAGCGGCGGCATGAGCCACAGCCATAGACACGCCCAAAATGGCGTTAGCACCCAAGCGAGACTTGTTCTCAGTACCGTCCAGCTTGATCATTGCCTGATCAATAGCTCGCTGGTCATCAGCTTCATATCCAGCGAGCTCTTCATCAATTTCGTTGATGACATTGTCTACAGCCTTCGACACGCCCTTACCCAAGTAGCGGTCGTCGCCATCACGCAACTCGTGGGCCTCGTGGACACCGGTAGATGCGCCGGATGGAACTGCAGCACGGCCGATCGAACCGTCATCCAGACCCACCTCCACTTCCACAGTTGGGTTGCCACGGGAATCCAGGATTTCGCGGGCGATGATCTGCATGATTTCGGCCATGTGTGAAGCCTCCTCGGGCTCGTTACGTTCCGGTTACAGCGCATGACGGATGCGGAGCATCAAACCCACAGCACCACGGCCATGCGATACACCCCTATTCTTCCACTAATGGCGATGGTTTTCTCCCGTGTTTGCCCCCGTTGCGGGGTTACACATGAACGTTAGAAACGGCTCGGAGTCTGATTCAACGCGTAATTGGCCGCGGCATCACGCACTTTGATGACGTATTCGTCGCTGAGGTTGTATGCGTGAATAGCCTTCGTCCACCCCTCTGGGGTAGCTAAATTTCTGTGGAAATCGCAGAGCAAGCGTACAGCTGCTGCGGCGGCGTCGTCGATGTTTTGAGGAGATGACTTACCGTCACCGTTAGCATCCACACCGTACGTCTCCCACGCCTGGGGAATGAACTGCATGGGCCCCATCGCCCGATCAAACTCTTTGTCACCGTCAAGTTTGCCGTGATCAGAATCCTCCACGCGCGCAAACTCCCCGCCATTAAGCTGCGGACCGAAAATCGGCGGCTCCGCAAACCCCTCATCATTCAACTTGGACACCCCATAATGCTGGCCGTCATACGTGCCATGAAGGGTCTCCACGTAACCGAGCCCCGCGAGAGTATTCCACGTGATGCCACATTCCGGGCGAGTCTGCCGCGCAATCACCTCAGCGTTGCCATAAGCCATTAACGCCTGCACAGGGATGCCCGTTTTTTCTGCCAAAGGCTCAGCCCACTGGCGTAGCTGAAGAGCGCTGCGGCCCGAACCGTGAATATTGATATTCGGAGCAGGCTGTGCCGCAGCCGGTGGAACATCACTAGGTACGGGCATTCGCTCGGAGCTCGAGTGCCCCTTGCTCGTCATCGCCGCAACCAGAAAACCAACCAATGCGATGACGGCAAGCAGTGCGACAACGACCAACATGAAACCACAACCTCCACGCATCCTCCGGCTTCGGTTGTGCGGCGAACGATGCCCTCGCATCTGACGTGTCGCGGTAGCACCCCTACTCCACTGCGGATAGGAAGTGCGCTGACGCTTCGGGGCGGGAAGACTACCGACGCTACGCTTGGCACTATTTGCCATTACGGCATCACCCCAGTGCCAGGCATAGCTGCACCATCATTGTCTTCCAGCCCGGCATCAGCGTTACTATTCCGCCTCACGCTCGTTTCAGCGTGGCTAGCCGCCTTCCCCTGCGTTTCAGTGTGGCTAACCGCCTTCCCCTGCGTTTCAGCGTGGCTAGCCGCCTTCCCCTGCGTTTCAGCGTGGTCAGTCGCCTCTTCACACAAAACTGCACTGAGAGATTGGATAGGAAGCTGCACCCGCGCTCCGCTCGCGGAGGGCTGGCATCCCCCTACAATCTCCAACTCCGCCAATTCCGGGTAGGGACGTTCACGCATACGCAACGTTACCCCCGGCAATACTCCACGATCGCGCAAATAGCGCAATAACTCCGGGTCACGATCACTTATGCGGTCGACTAGGTATAAGGCACCACAGGTGGCGTCGGATAGAGAAAGAACCTCCGGGACATTTACCGCGCCGGTAATAGAGGGGATAGGGTCACCGTGCGGGTCACGCTGCGGGTGCCCCATCCGGGCGCTAATACGCTCCAGAAAACGATCAGACACGGCATGTTCGAGAATCTCAGCCTCATCATGCAGCTCGTCTAGTCCATAACCCAACTCGTGGAACAGGTATGTCTCAACCAACCGGTGCCGACGCACAATCTGAACCGCAAGCTCCTGCCCTTTGTCCGTCAACACGACATCTGCATAAGGGGCATGTTCCACCAAACCCTGTTTAGCTAAACGCTTAATCCCCTCTGAGGTTGTTGACGTGCGCTGCCCCAAGCGTTCAGCTATTTTGCCGAGGGTCGCCCGGTCATCGCCCCACTCGTGGAGGTCAAAAATGGCCTTCAGATAGTCCTGAGACTTATGTGGCAGATCCAAGACATGCATGGAGGCAAGTTTACGGGATGAACATCACAATTCATGCGAACTTGCTGCTGGCGGGGCAATTATGTGACTTATTGAGTAATTGAGAAAACACGCATTTCTCGAGTAAAATCCCGCCCCTATTGACAATCATTCTAATTATAGGTTTAAGTGTTCAAGTCATTGAACTTTTTATACCTTGAGAGTGAACATGTTGAACATACGCACGCACGGACACCACACCCGTACCAACACAACGCGCACAATCTTCGCAGCGTTGAGCGCCGCAACGCTCATCAGTAGCCTCGCCGCATGCAGCAGCGCTACCGATCATGAAGGCGGCAAACCCCGCGTCCTCACCACCTTCACCATTCTCGAAGACATCACCAGGACGATCGGGGGCGATGCCGTCGAAGTCAGCAGCATCACCGAACCCGGCGCGGAAATCCACGGCTACGATCCCACGCCATCCAACATCGCCGAAGCATCCAAAGCTGATCTCGTACTGGAAAACGGCCTGGGACTCGAACACTGGACAGACAAACTACTCGAGAACTCCAAGGCCAAACGAGTCACCGTCAGCGACGGCGTGGAGCCAATCAACATCGAAGGAACCGATTCCCCCAACCCCCATGCGTGGATGAGCCCGCGGCTGGTCAAGATCTACGTCGACAACATTGTTCGTGCTTTGAGCGACATCGATCCGAACCACAGCACCACATTTGAAAATAATGCGAAGGAGTACAAGAACAAGCTCGACGGAGTAGATAACAAACTCACTGAAGGGCTAGAAAAACTACCGAAGACGAAGCGTGCGCTCGTCACCTGCGAAGGAGCATTCAGCTACCTTGCGAAGGAAGCGGGAATGGAAGAGGGATACATCTGGCCAGTCAACACCAAGGGCGAAATCACCCCAGGCCAAATACGCCAGGCTGCGGACTTCGTCAAGGAACACCACGTACCCGCGGTATTCTGCGAATCCACCGTTGAGCACGGTCCGCAAGAACAACTCATGCGCGAAACCGGCGCTGCGGACGGCGGCACGCTCTACGTGGACTCCCTCTCTCCGGAAGACGGTCCAGTTCCTACTTATCTGGATCTCATCAACCATGACGTCACCACCATCGTGGAAGGCTTAAACAAATGACCGTAGCGCTACGCGCGCACAACATCAGCGTGCACTATGGTTCCGTCTCAGCACTGGAGAACGTGGACATCACCCTGCGCTATGGACAGATCCATGCACTCATCGGAACGAACGGATCGGGCAAGTCCACCCTCTTTAAGACTCTCATGGGACAGGTACAGCCAGACTCCGGACAGGTGGAATTGGACAACCCTGCGCCCGGTGCGGTGGCTTATGTCCCCCAGTCCGAGGCTGTGGACTGGAACTTCCCTATCCGCGTCAAGGACGTCGTGGCATGTGGACGACGAGCTGGTCGATGGGGCAGGTGGTGGGGCAGGCTGAGCACTGAGGACACGGCAATCGTCGATGAGGCCCTCGCCCGTACCGACCTCACTGACTACCGCAACCGGCAGATCGGCCGCCTCTCCGGTGGCCAAAAAAAGCGCACATTCGTGGCACGAGGTTTGGCTCAACAGGCCCGCATACTCTTTCTTGACGAACCCTTTGCCGGTGTCGACGCCACAAACCAACGCCACATGACTGAATTACTGAGAAGCATCAGCGCGGAAGGAGCAGCCATTCTGATCAGCACCCACGACCTCGACAAGCTCTCTGAGCTCGCCGATGAAGTAACGTTGCTTAACCGTACAGTCATCGCCCACGGAAGCGTTGATGAAGTACTACAGCCTGAGAAGCTACTCGCCGCCTTTGGAGATGGTGCTGCCTCATGAGCCAGCTCGTAGAACCATTTCAATATGCATTCATCCAGCAAGGCCTACTGGTAGTGACCTTTGTGGCCATCGCCGCAGGACTTCTGTCCTGTTGGCTGATTCTCGTCGGCTGGTCCCTACTCGGCGACGCGATCTCTCACGCAGTGTTGCCCGGCGTGGTTCTCGCTTTCGCACTGGGACTCCCCTTCGCTGTGGGTGCGCTTGCTGCAGCGTTGTTGGCCGTTGCACTTGTGCATGGTGTCGGTAGCCGAACATCGCTCAGGGAAGACACGAGTATCGGCATCGTGTTCACCTCCCTATTCGCCATCGGTTTAGTTTTGATTTCCGTCACACCAGCTTCCGGCTACACGCAAGAAATACTCTTCGGAAACCTCCTGGGAGTATCAAAGTCGTCGTTTGTTCAGGTGATGATCTGCAGCACCGTCGCGATCATTATTGCGTTGGTATGTCGCCGAGCATTTACCATGTGGGCGTTCGATCCGATTCATACCGGCACACTCGGTTTTCCCGTGAAGCTCATCAGTGCTCTGCTGCTCATCGCCATGGCGATGGTTGTTGTCTCTGGAGTTCAGGCCGTCGGTGTAATTCTTGTCGTGGCTCTCCTCATCACCCCGGGGGCTATCGCCTATCTACTCACAACAAAGTTTGAGCGCATGCTTATTATCGCTCCCCTCGTGGCGTGGATTAGTGGCGTCGGAGGCATCATCCTCAGCTATCACCTCGACATTTCCAGTGGTGGAACGATTGTCGCGGTGCAGTCGAGTATTTTTGCTGTGGTGTACCTGTTTGGCCCTCGGGAAGGGTTGGTCACCCGTCTCATCACCCGCCGACAAACCCACCAGGCTTAACTTGCTTCATCCAGGGCTAGCCAGTCTTTATTCGCCGCAGTGACCGCTGCGGCGAACACCAACCGGCACAAGATCCTCTTGACCGTTGTGAGCCATCTCTATGGCTAACACCACGTGGCACTTATCATCGCGCCGGTTACCGCCGGGAAACAGTTGCCGCCTGTCGGGTTAATTCTGAATCTTCTTCAAAGCCTCGCGGAAATTCTGGACCGCATCCTTGAGACGGCGATCCGCTTCACCCGGCTTGTCCATTTCTAAGCCCACCAACGGGTAACGGATGTCCATTGGGATTTCCGAATCGCTCAGCCCCAATTTTCGAGCATCCCTGATGACATTTTCAGCTGCCTGCAATCCTGATTCCCCTGA is a window encoding:
- a CDS encoding metal ABC transporter substrate-binding protein — translated: MLNIRTHGHHTRTNTTRTIFAALSAATLISSLAACSSATDHEGGKPRVLTTFTILEDITRTIGGDAVEVSSITEPGAEIHGYDPTPSNIAEASKADLVLENGLGLEHWTDKLLENSKAKRVTVSDGVEPINIEGTDSPNPHAWMSPRLVKIYVDNIVRALSDIDPNHSTTFENNAKEYKNKLDGVDNKLTEGLEKLPKTKRALVTCEGAFSYLAKEAGMEEGYIWPVNTKGEITPGQIRQAADFVKEHHVPAVFCESTVEHGPQEQLMRETGAADGGTLYVDSLSPEDGPVPTYLDLINHDVTTIVEGLNK
- a CDS encoding metal ABC transporter ATP-binding protein — protein: MTVALRAHNISVHYGSVSALENVDITLRYGQIHALIGTNGSGKSTLFKTLMGQVQPDSGQVELDNPAPGAVAYVPQSEAVDWNFPIRVKDVVACGRRAGRWGRWWGRLSTEDTAIVDEALARTDLTDYRNRQIGRLSGGQKKRTFVARGLAQQARILFLDEPFAGVDATNQRHMTELLRSISAEGAAILISTHDLDKLSELADEVTLLNRTVIAHGSVDEVLQPEKLLAAFGDGAAS
- a CDS encoding metal ABC transporter permease, with product MSQLVEPFQYAFIQQGLLVVTFVAIAAGLLSCWLILVGWSLLGDAISHAVLPGVVLAFALGLPFAVGALAAALLAVALVHGVGSRTSLREDTSIGIVFTSLFAIGLVLISVTPASGYTQEILFGNLLGVSKSSFVQVMICSTVAIIIALVCRRAFTMWAFDPIHTGTLGFPVKLISALLLIAMAMVVVSGVQAVGVILVVALLITPGAIAYLLTTKFERMLIIAPLVAWISGVGGIILSYHLDISSGGTIVAVQSSIFAVVYLFGPREGLVTRLITRRQTHQA